Proteins found in one Cyprinus carpio isolate SPL01 chromosome B10, ASM1834038v1, whole genome shotgun sequence genomic segment:
- the ddx4 gene encoding LOW QUALITY PROTEIN: probable ATP-dependent RNA helicase DDX4 (The sequence of the model RefSeq protein was modified relative to this genomic sequence to represent the inferred CDS: inserted 3 bases in 3 codons; deleted 3 bases in 3 codons; substituted 4 bases at 4 genomic stop codons) has translation MDGDGGSWKTTAGGWISGAEEEQGGSRGGRGGFRNTFLKSETDENGNDEGWKDGEGKGRGXGGFRGGFRGGFSRVAMKETGRRGFGRENDENGNRWGFRGGLLEGFRGGFRDGSGDEETGKRGFGRGGFRGRNEEVFSKASTADKPDPEAGENAGPKVVYVPPPPPEEESSIFSHYASGINFDKXXXHSIGYKKIVGPDTISLLQTFDEAGLCESLRKNVTKSGYVKPTPVQKHGIPIISAGRDLMACAQTGSGKTARPFLLPIRLQRLMADGSWVSPQVQRGGQEPEALNCVAPTREIINQIYLEARKFAYWDLCASCGLLDIIGRGKVGLSKLRYLVLGXSRRMLDMGFGARXCVKLVGSPGHAFKEDRQTLMFXATYPEDIQRMAADFLKVDYIFLAVGVVGGNTNIEQVQHVVNFDLPSSIDEYVHRIGRTGRCGNIGRAVSFFNPESDTPLARSLVKVLSGAQQEVPKWLEEIAFSAHGTTGFNPRGKVFASTDTRKGGSFKTDEPPQASAPSPAVAADDEEWE, from the exons ATGG ATGGTGATGGTGGCTCATGGAAGACGACTGCTGGTGGATGGATTTCAGGGGCAGAG GAGGAGCAGGGCGGATcacgaggaggaagagga ggcttcagaaatacctttttaaaatcaG aaactgATGAAAATGGCAACGATGA AGGTTGGAAAGATGGTGAAGGCAAAGGAAGAG CGGGTGGTTTCCGTGGTGGTTTCCGCGGGGGTTTTTCGCGC gtgGCAATGAAAGAGACTGGGAGAAGAGGCTTTGGAAGAG AAAATGACGAAAATGGCAACAGATGGGg TTTCCGGGGTGGTTTACTGGAAGGCTTCCGTGGGGGCTTCCGTGATG GTAGTGGTGATGAGGAGACAGGAAAAAGAGGCTTTGGTAGAGGAg GTTTCAGAGGCCGGAATGAGGAAGTGTTTTCCAAGG CCTCAACAGCAGACAAGCCAGATCCAGAAGCAGGTGAAAATGCAG GACCCAAGGTTGTCTATGTGCCGCCTCCCCCTCCAGAAGAGGAGAGTTCCATATTTTCCCATTATGCCTCAGGCATTAATTTTGACAAATAATGATGACATTCCATTGGCTATAAAAAAATTGTAGGACCAGA CACTATCTCTCTCTTACAGACTTTTGATGAAGCAGGACTTTGTGAATCACTGAGAAAGAATGTAACGAAGTCTGGATATGTGAAGCCTACTCCTGTCCAGAAACATGGAATCCCCATTATTTCTGCTGGACGAGATCTAATGGCTTGTGCCCAGACCGGATCAGGAAAAACT GCGCGGCCTTTCCTGCTGCCCATTCGT CTACAGCGGCTGATGGCTGATGGGAGTTGGGTGAGCCCCCAAGTTCAGCGAGGTGGTCAGGAGCCGGAGGCCCTTAATTGTGTGGCCCCCACCAGAGAG ATCATCAATCAGATCTATCTGGAGGCCAGGAAGTTTGCCTATTGG GACCTGTGTGCGTCCTGTGGATTGCTTGACATCATTGGTCGTGGAAag GTTGGCCTGAGTAAGCTGCGGTATTTGGTTCTTGGATGAAGCAGACGAATGCTGGACATGGGCTTCGGAGCCA TATGCGTAAAGCTAGTGGGATCTCCAGGGCATGCCTTCAAAGAGGATCGACAAACCCTCATGT ATGCCACCTACCCTGAAGATATTCAAAG GATGGCAGCAGATTTTTTGAAAGTGGACTACATTTTCCTTGCTGTTGGTGTGGTTGGTGGAAATAC GAACATTGAGCAGGTCCAGCATGTCGTGAATTTCGACCTGCCCAGCAGCATCGATGAATACGTCCATCGCATTGGAAGAACTGGACGCTGCGGGAACATCGGTCGGGCTGTGTCCTTTTTTAACCCAGAGTCAGACACTCCATTAGCTCGCTCTCTGGTCAAAGTTCTGTCTGGG GCCCAACAGGAGGTTCCCAAATGGCTGGAGGAAATTGCTTTCAGTGCTCATGGGACAACAGGCTTTAACCCACGTGGAAAAGTGTTTGCGTCTACAGACACTCGGAAG GGGGGATCTTTTAAGACAGATGAGCCACCGCAAGCATCCGCTCCAAGCCCAGCAGTGGCTGCAGATGACGAGGAATGGGAATAA
- the slc38a9 gene encoding sodium-coupled neutral amino acid transporter 9, translating into MDEDSKPLLGSVRAGEYYTDSLDPKQRRPFHVEPRNIVGDEVQERVSAEAAALSSRVHYYGRLTASSDRLLVPPDHVIPSPEDIYIYSPLGTAFKVHGGDSTPKNPSIVTIFAIWNTMMGTSILSMPWGIKQAGFTLGIIIIVLMGLLTLYCCYRVLKSTKSIPYVDTSDWEFPDVCKYYFGGFGKWSSLVFSLVSLIGAMVVYWVLMSNFLFNTGKFIYNYVHNVNTSDTFGTNGTDRVICPYPNLDPDGDSSTLQYYVSDNSTGPVFDRWWSKTNTIPFYLIILLLPLLNFRSASFFARFTFLGTLSVVYLIFLVTYKAIRLGFHLDFHWFDSSVFFVPEFRSLFPQLTGVLTLAFFIHNCIITLMKNNRHQENNVRDLSLAYLLVGLTYLYVGVLIFAAFPSPPLSKECIEPNFLDNFPSSDILVFFARTCLLFQMTTVYPLLGYLVRVQLMGQLFGDHYPSFLHVFILNIFVVGAGVLMARFYPNIGSIIRYSGAICGLALVFVLPSLIHMISLQRRGELRWPSAVFHGFLVVLGVANLFGQFFM; encoded by the exons ATGGACGAGGACAGTAAACCGTTACTAGGATCAGTGCGAGCTGGGGAGTATTACACCGATTCGTTGGACCCCAAGCAAAGAAG GCCGTTTCATGTGGAGCCCAGAAACATAGTGGGGGACGAGGTTCAGGAGCGGGTGTCCGCTGAAGCTGCGGCGCTGAGCAGCAGGGTTCATTACTACGGCCGTCTGACAGCCTCTTCTGACCGACTGCTG GTACCTCCAGATCATGTGATTCCTTCTCCTGAGGACATCTATATCTACAGCCCCTTGGGAACAGCGTTCAAAGTGCATGGGGGCGACAGTACTCCCAAAAACCCCAGCATCGTCACAAT ctttgCCATATGGAACACCATGATGGGAACTTCTATATTAAGTATGCCATGGGGAATAAAACAA GCTGGCTTCACTCTGGGCATCATCATTATTGTTCTTATGGGCCTGCTGACGCTCTACTGCTGCTACAGAGTATTGAAGTCCACAAAGTCCATAC CGTATGTCGATACCTCAGACTGGGAGTTTCctgatgtgtgtaaatattactTTGGGGGATTCGGAAAATGGTCAAGTCTCGTCTTCTCACTGGTGTCACTGATCGGTGCGATGGTGGTCTACTGGGTCCTCATGTCCAACTTCCTGTTCAATACAGGAAAATTCATTTACA ACTATGTTCACAATGTCAACACATCAGATACGTTTGGCACAAATGGAACAGATAGAG TGATATGTCCATATCCAAACTTGGATCCGGACGGAGACAGCAGCACTCTCCAGTACTATGTGAGTGATAACAGCACAGGACCGGTGTTTGATCGCTGGTGGAGTAAAACCAACACCATCCCGTTTTACCTCATTATTCTGCTGCTGCCGCTGCTCAATTTCCGCTCCGCTTCCTTCTTCGCCAGGTTCACCTTCCTTG gGACCTTGTCAGTGGTTTATCTCATCTTTTTGGTCACATATAAAGCCATTCGACTGGGCTTTCACCTGGACTTCCACTGGTTTGAttcatcagtgttttttgttCCAG AGTTCAGATCGCTGTTTCCTCAGCTGACTGGGGTTCTCACACTAGCATTTTTCATTCACAACTGCATCATCACGCTAATGAAGAACAACAGACATCAAGAAAACAAT GTGCGGGATCTGTCGCTGGCGTACCTGCTGGTGGGGTTAACGTACCTGTATGTGGGCGTGCTGATCTTTGCTGCTTTCCCATCACCACCGCTGTCTAAAGAGTGCATTGAACCA AACTTTCTGGATAACTTCCCCAGCAGCGATATCCTGGTTTTCTTCGCGAGGACTTGTCTTCTGTTCCAGATGACCACCGTGTATCCTCTGCTGGGGTACCTGGTGCGCGTGCAGCTGATGGGGCAGCTCTTTGGGGACCATTATCCCAG TTTCCTTCATGTGTTTATTCTGAACATCTTTGTTGTGGGAGCTGGAGTCCTAATGGCCAGGTTTTACCCCAACATCGGCTCCATCATCAG GTATTCGGGGGCCATATGTGGCTTGGCTCTGGTGTTTGTGCTTCCCTCTCTGATCCACATGATCTCGCTCCAGCGCAGAGGTGAGTTACGCTGGCCCTCTGCCGTCTTCCACGGCTTCCTCGTCGTCCTCGGCGTGGCCAATCTGTTCGGCCAGTTCTTCATGTAG